The following proteins are co-located in the Mus pahari chromosome 14, PAHARI_EIJ_v1.1, whole genome shotgun sequence genome:
- the LOC110332193 gene encoding immunity-related GTPase family M protein 1-like: MDLVTKLPQNIWKTFTLFINMASYLKFLISPSSKSRTAGESLYTSQNSASPEVLEEIGKAVTEGNLQKVIDIAEDERQSKSSYTVKIAVTGDSGNGMSSFINALRLIGHEEEDSAPTGVVRTTKKPACYYYSHFPYVEMWDLPGLGATAQSVESYLEEMQISTYDLIIIIASEQFSSNHVKLAKAMQGMRKRFYVVWTKLDRDLSTSTFPEPQLLQSIQRNVWENLQQAQVRDPPLFLVSCFSPSFHDFPELRNTLGKDIDSIRYRDPLETIFQVCDRCINNKALSLKEGQMFMKHLEASVSPGDDTADLERGLETYQKLFGVDDGSLQQVARSTGRLEMGSRALQFQDLPKMDWRLKLMMCFPVSMFLRVLASPWWYGLWNIVIRYFRHQRYKLLIEIVAENTKTFLRKALKDSTLPPEIL; encoded by the exons ATGGATTTAGTCACAAAGTTGCCACAAAATATCTGGAAG aCTTTTACACTTTTCATAAACATGGCAAGCTATCTCAAGTTCCTCATCAGCCCATCGTCTAAATCTAGGACTGCTGGTGAGTCACTTTATACCAGCCAGAACTCAGCCTCTCCAGAGGTCCTTGAGGAAATTGGTAAGGCGGTGACAGAGGGAAATCTACAGAAAGTGATAGATATAGCTGAAGATGAAAGGCAGAGTAAGTCAAGCTACACAGTAAAGATCGCTGTGACTGGGGACTCTGGCAATGGCATGTCATCTTTCATCAATGCCCTTAGGCTCATTGGACATGAGGAGGAGGATTCAGCTCCCACTGGGGTGGTGAGGACCACCAAGAAACCAGCCTGCTACTACTACTCCCACTTTCCCTATGTGGAGATGTGGGACCTGCCTGGCTTAGGGGCCACAGCCCAGAGCGTGGAGAGCTACCTGGAGGAGATGCAGATCAGCACATACGACCTTATCATCATCATCGCTTCTGAGCAGTTCAGCTCAAATCATGTGAAGCTGGCCAAAGCCATGCAGGGGATGAGGAAGAGGTTCTATGTCGTCTGGACCAAGCTGGACAGGGACCTCAGCACAAGTACCTTCCCTGAACCCCAGCTACTGCAGAGCATCCAAAGGAATGTCTGGGAGAATCTCCAGCAGGCTCAGGTGAGGGACCCCCCTCTATTCCTGGTATCCTGTTTTAGTCCGTCTTTTCATGACTTCCCAGAGCTTAGAAACACACTGGGAAAAGACATCGACAGCATCAGGTACAGAGATCCCTTAGAGACCATTTTTCAAGTCTGCGACAGGTGCATCAACAATAAGGCACTCTCTCTGAAGGAGGGTCAGATGTTCATGAAACACCTGGAGGCGTCTGTCAGCCCCGGGGATGACACTGCCGACCTGGAGAGGGGTCTCGAGACCTACCAGAAGCTCTTTGGTGTGGATGATGGGTCACTTCAGCAGGTAGCTCGGAGTACAGGGAGACTGGAGATGGGTTCCAGGGCTCTGCAGTTCCAGGACTTGCCCAAGATGGACTGGAGACTGAAGCTGATGATGTGTTTTCCCGTGAGCATGTTCCTCAGGGTCCTTGCAAGCCCTTGGTGGTACGGCTTGTGGAACATCGTCATCCGCTACTTCAGACACCAGAGATACAAGCTCCTCATTGAAATAGTGGCTGAGAACACCAAGACCTTCCTGAGGAAAGCTCTAAAGGACTCTACCCTCCCTCCCGAAATCCTTTGA